One region of Acidimicrobiia bacterium genomic DNA includes:
- a CDS encoding alcohol dehydrogenase catalytic domain-containing protein translates to MPDQSMDALVLLGPNEFEIQSTGIPTPARHEVLCKVHSVAICGTDKEIISGNFLKRGWPPGYPYTPGHEWSGEVVALGDEAEGFGFSVGDRVAGTAHSGCGYCRMCTIGRYTLCENYGHEERNHRHYGHYSTGALRQFHNSSIKSVFHIPDSMTLEQAALVDASSIALHAVKRGKVMPGDTVAIVGPGAQGLLAAQCAAQLGAARVIVVGRGSRLETAAALGAEVVDNSQVDGPQAVRDLTGGRGAHMTVDTAARGTSTRDAIEMTRKGGRVALIGVPLEAAELPLSRIVIEEMDLYGVRANPGECAEIIPLIAAGKIDVDIVTTHRFPLKDFGQAYETFTKRIDGAIKVLVQPNAE, encoded by the coding sequence ATGCCCGATCAGTCGATGGATGCACTCGTCCTATTGGGTCCCAACGAGTTCGAGATTCAGAGCACCGGGATCCCGACTCCTGCCCGGCACGAGGTGCTCTGCAAGGTGCACTCGGTAGCGATCTGCGGAACCGACAAGGAGATCATCTCGGGAAACTTCCTGAAGCGCGGTTGGCCGCCCGGCTATCCCTACACACCGGGTCACGAGTGGTCGGGCGAAGTCGTTGCCCTCGGAGACGAGGCAGAGGGGTTTGGTTTTTCCGTCGGTGATCGGGTGGCAGGGACGGCGCATTCGGGCTGCGGGTACTGCCGGATGTGCACCATCGGCCGCTACACCCTTTGCGAGAACTACGGACACGAGGAGCGCAACCACCGGCACTACGGCCACTACAGCACCGGCGCCCTCCGCCAGTTCCACAACAGTTCGATCAAGTCGGTCTTCCACATTCCCGACTCGATGACCCTGGAGCAAGCCGCCCTGGTGGATGCCAGTTCCATCGCCCTCCATGCAGTCAAGCGCGGCAAGGTGATGCCGGGCGATACTGTGGCAATCGTCGGACCGGGAGCCCAGGGTTTGCTGGCGGCCCAGTGCGCCGCTCAGTTGGGCGCGGCGCGGGTGATCGTGGTTGGCCGAGGGTCGCGACTCGAGACCGCCGCCGCCCTCGGCGCGGAAGTTGTCGACAACAGTCAAGTAGATGGCCCCCAGGCCGTACGCGATCTCACCGGCGGCCGGGGCGCCCACATGACGGTCGACACCGCCGCCCGGGGTACGTCGACCCGCGACGCGATCGAGATGACGAGGAAGGGGGGGCGAGTCGCACTGATCGGCGTTCCCCTGGAGGCTGCCGAACTCCCGCTCAGCCGGATCGTCATCGAGGAGATGGATCTCTACGGCGTCCGGGCCAATCCCGGGGAGTGCGCGGAGATCATCCCGCTCATCGCGGCCGGCAAGATCGACGTCGACATCGTCACCACGCACAGGTTCCCGCTGAAGGACTTCGGCCAGGCCTACGAGACATTCACCAAGCGCATCGACGGGGCTATCAAGGTCCTGGTGCAGCCCAACGCGGAGTAA
- a CDS encoding aldehyde ferredoxin oxidoreductase C-terminal domain-containing protein, giving the protein MTNGPRAATDYSVSRYHIDLTNGTVRWERTPCEDLEDALGGIARAAKILGDQAVTDAYSPDAPLIMNLGLLSGTRVMTGLRTYFHGYSPLKSSLSGSPGLMWTAGSGHFGTKLAGLGIDEMVFTGRSPRPTLLHLTAGDDPEGPGGPARVEFLDATDLTGRLINDRIQDLHRRYPEAHFAVIGPAGEHYESVRFASIALSSDNQLKTGDPKPRFCGRGGYGGVMGSKNLFAIAADGPNPTVSGRGLKDINREINLGEGSKPYRDDGAGGTWRHVKAQHEIGGLPEFNFNPPGTEDAVALRRASVEAGPFTVKAESCYLCGIKCHKNVYDKRSDGEAGPFRAKVDYEPWALLSSNLGLYDQDTALDRVELVDQLGMDSISLGVTLGFVMEHNRRHPDQAIAGGLSYGDAAAAEEAILAVGEGRLPDIGEGSLRLARRLEALEYAMQSKGVEYPAYLPHTNPGYPWSLAGGHMGMRTFLLAMIERETGLDYWVDAITNRGPMIMLDDITGLCKFAALDPETEAEALHLAAGLEVTGDDLRAVVGRTYLRGYASERRQGFTESDYVVPDEAHMPAEHSTLPRFNTPDFFAQLQERVLAVFDARAREEGYLA; this is encoded by the coding sequence ATGACGAACGGGCCGCGAGCGGCTACCGACTACTCGGTGAGTCGCTACCACATTGATCTGACCAACGGGACCGTCCGCTGGGAGCGAACACCCTGTGAAGACCTCGAGGATGCGCTCGGCGGGATTGCCCGGGCCGCCAAGATACTCGGGGACCAGGCGGTGACCGACGCCTACTCTCCCGACGCGCCGCTCATCATGAATCTCGGCCTGCTCAGCGGAACCCGGGTCATGACCGGACTGCGGACCTATTTCCACGGATACTCGCCACTCAAAAGTTCACTGAGCGGAAGTCCCGGCCTGATGTGGACGGCTGGAAGCGGCCACTTCGGCACCAAGCTGGCCGGTCTGGGCATCGACGAGATGGTGTTCACCGGCCGCTCCCCTCGTCCAACCTTGCTGCACCTCACCGCCGGAGACGACCCCGAAGGTCCGGGCGGGCCCGCCAGGGTCGAGTTCCTCGACGCGACAGACCTGACCGGACGCCTAATAAACGATCGCATCCAGGACCTTCACAGGAGATACCCGGAGGCCCACTTCGCAGTGATCGGCCCGGCGGGCGAGCACTACGAGTCGGTTCGCTTTGCCTCGATCGCACTGTCCAGCGACAACCAACTGAAGACCGGTGATCCTAAACCCCGATTCTGCGGACGGGGCGGCTACGGCGGAGTGATGGGTTCGAAGAACCTCTTCGCCATCGCCGCCGATGGCCCGAACCCGACTGTCTCAGGAAGGGGCCTCAAGGACATCAACCGTGAGATCAACCTCGGCGAAGGCAGCAAGCCGTACCGGGACGACGGCGCCGGCGGAACCTGGCGCCATGTGAAAGCTCAGCACGAAATTGGCGGCCTACCGGAGTTCAATTTCAATCCACCCGGAACCGAAGACGCGGTCGCCCTGCGACGGGCTTCCGTCGAAGCTGGCCCCTTCACCGTCAAGGCGGAGAGCTGCTACCTGTGCGGCATCAAATGCCACAAAAACGTCTACGACAAACGGAGCGACGGTGAGGCGGGCCCGTTCCGCGCCAAGGTGGACTACGAACCCTGGGCCCTTCTCTCGTCCAATCTCGGGCTGTACGACCAGGACACGGCGTTGGACCGCGTCGAACTCGTAGATCAGCTGGGCATGGATTCGATCTCGCTCGGAGTGACACTTGGATTCGTCATGGAACACAACCGCCGTCACCCCGACCAGGCCATCGCAGGTGGGCTGTCCTACGGTGACGCGGCAGCCGCCGAGGAGGCCATCCTTGCTGTTGGCGAAGGCCGGCTGCCCGACATCGGCGAAGGCTCGCTTCGTCTGGCCCGGCGACTCGAGGCTCTGGAATACGCTATGCAGTCGAAAGGCGTTGAGTACCCCGCCTACCTGCCGCATACGAACCCGGGATACCCCTGGTCGCTGGCCGGTGGCCACATGGGGATGCGCACCTTCCTCCTGGCGATGATCGAACGTGAGACGGGCCTCGATTACTGGGTCGACGCCATCACCAACCGGGGGCCGATGATCATGCTCGACGACATCACCGGGCTTTGTAAGTTCGCAGCCCTCGATCCAGAGACCGAGGCCGAAGCCCTCCACCTGGCGGCCGGCCTCGAAGTGACGGGCGACGATCTGCGGGCGGTGGTGGGCCGCACCTATTTGCGGGGCTATGCCAGCGAACGGCGGCAGGGCTTCACCGAGTCCGACTACGTCGTTCCGGATGAAGCGCACATGCCCGCCGAGCACAGCACCCTGCCCCGATTCAACACGCCCGACTTCTTCGCGCAATTGCAGGAACGGGTCCTGGCGGTCTTCGACGCCCGCGCTCGAGAAGAGGGTTATCTGGCATAA
- a CDS encoding YdhR family protein, with translation MVVVVLLYPAYLPTFDQTAERCEAMVSAFETDVPGLIDKTWGMNEETGRMCSVYHFEDRASAEARFASERFRDFVENTLHNQLELEYFDVAAVAFRRPLK, from the coding sequence ATGGTCGTAGTAGTCCTGCTCTATCCGGCATACCTGCCCACGTTTGATCAGACTGCAGAGCGCTGCGAGGCGATGGTGTCCGCCTTCGAGACCGATGTGCCCGGCCTGATCGACAAGACCTGGGGTATGAACGAGGAGACCGGCAGAATGTGCTCGGTCTACCACTTCGAGGATCGGGCTTCGGCCGAGGCGCGCTTCGCGTCAGAGAGATTCCGTGACTTCGTCGAAAATACCTTGCACAACCAACTCGAGCTGGAGTATTTCGATGTCGCGGCTGTTGCCTTCAGGCGCCCCCTCAAGTAG
- a CDS encoding creatininase family protein, which produces MTRSIYELTSPEVAQVIADSPMAVLPFGSTEQHGPHLPCGTDTMAAELIAAEIAERTRGLYVPFGPYGVTPIHAGHPGTISLSRATFEGLLKDVCTELIDMGVSTFVFVNWHEGNIASLDGVATDLQSTRDATFIVAHACYTAQRVYEDKGGELTHGGGIEALAVLAYDPLLAKVDLAGEPTRPPKAHALDEMRRSKEVYGFITDVTEIDAEGWYGSPQWATDERAAGFVQTVSGAIMDRLSGILALRS; this is translated from the coding sequence GTGACGCGCTCAATCTACGAGCTGACCAGCCCCGAGGTAGCGCAAGTCATCGCAGATTCACCGATGGCTGTTCTTCCCTTCGGGAGCACGGAACAGCACGGACCACACCTGCCGTGTGGGACCGATACGATGGCGGCAGAGCTGATCGCGGCAGAAATCGCGGAGAGAACCCGGGGCCTCTACGTTCCGTTCGGCCCCTACGGTGTTACCCCTATTCATGCCGGCCATCCCGGCACGATCTCGTTGAGCAGAGCAACCTTCGAGGGCCTGCTCAAGGATGTCTGCACCGAGTTGATCGACATGGGGGTATCGACCTTCGTGTTCGTCAACTGGCATGAGGGCAACATCGCTTCGCTCGACGGAGTCGCCACCGACCTCCAATCCACCCGAGACGCCACTTTCATCGTCGCCCACGCCTGCTACACGGCCCAACGGGTCTACGAGGACAAGGGCGGAGAACTCACTCACGGGGGAGGAATCGAAGCGCTGGCCGTCCTCGCCTACGACCCGTTATTGGCCAAAGTGGACCTGGCCGGTGAGCCAACCCGACCTCCCAAGGCTCATGCACTCGATGAGATGCGGCGGTCGAAAGAGGTATATGGGTTCATCACGGATGTGACCGAAATCGATGCTGAAGGATGGTACGGGAGCCCACAATGGGCGACCGACGAGCGGGCCGCCGGCTTCGTACAGACGGTATCCGGGGCAATCATGGATCGACTCAGCGGCATCCTCGCCCTCCGATCATGA
- a CDS encoding C-terminal binding protein, giving the protein MPQRVAILGTRYPDLSVEQKILGGLDVEIVTGDGADGAQIVEVAGTATVILAGSRPRFTAQVLERLSCRAIVRYGVGVDSVDIAAARRLGILVASVPDYGTEAVAVHTVALILAAIRKLPQADHHAKSGRWGFADLRPLHLPSELTVGVVGFGRIGQAVARMLRGIGFDLIVHDHLVSAGDLSTAESLEELLEVSDVITLHTPGAPDRTPLLDRNALLLLRPGSIVVNTARGSLVDLKALVEGLRAGRPTVACLDVFPEEPPDLSQFSPVIDRVILTPHVAWYTEESQLDLRRKGAEEAARVLRGEELRNPVPHQGETT; this is encoded by the coding sequence GTGCCTCAACGTGTAGCAATCCTCGGCACTCGCTACCCGGATTTGTCAGTCGAACAGAAGATCCTCGGGGGTCTTGACGTAGAAATCGTCACCGGCGACGGGGCCGACGGTGCTCAGATCGTCGAAGTCGCCGGGACCGCGACAGTGATCCTGGCCGGCTCCCGGCCCCGGTTCACGGCCCAGGTGCTGGAACGTCTTTCGTGCCGGGCCATCGTCCGATACGGCGTCGGGGTCGACTCGGTCGATATCGCGGCGGCGAGACGGTTGGGCATCCTGGTGGCCAGCGTTCCCGACTACGGGACTGAGGCCGTCGCCGTGCATACGGTGGCACTCATCCTGGCGGCCATCCGCAAGCTCCCCCAGGCCGACCACCATGCCAAGTCGGGCCGGTGGGGCTTTGCCGATCTCCGTCCGCTCCACCTGCCGTCTGAACTCACGGTCGGCGTGGTCGGATTCGGCCGGATCGGACAGGCCGTGGCGAGAATGCTCCGAGGCATCGGTTTTGATCTAATTGTGCATGATCACCTGGTATCAGCCGGAGACCTCAGTACGGCCGAGTCACTCGAAGAGCTGCTTGAAGTCAGCGACGTCATCACGCTGCACACTCCCGGTGCCCCGGACCGGACACCGTTGCTCGATCGCAACGCCCTCCTGCTTCTTCGACCGGGCAGCATTGTCGTCAACACGGCCCGCGGCTCCCTTGTGGACCTCAAAGCACTCGTCGAGGGCTTGCGGGCCGGCAGGCCGACCGTGGCCTGTCTCGACGTGTTTCCCGAGGAACCTCCCGATCTCTCGCAGTTCTCACCCGTCATCGACCGTGTGATCCTGACGCCCCACGTGGCGTGGTACACAGAGGAGTCACAGCTCGACCTCCGCCGCAAGGGCGCCGAGGAAGCCGCGCGAGTTCTGAGGGGTGAGGAATTGAGGAATCCGGTCCCGCATCAAGGAGAAACCACGTGA
- a CDS encoding cupin domain-containing protein yields the protein MTVVHSSDLSFRDLPGRSSADPFHDLDPGPLAVRVVIIEEHTGRTPHLHPHSPEIIYVAEGRGTAWQERAETHVAAGDIIRIPQNVAHATIPEAGSRLKLICFFPRGDLSTNLVELEGTISIDEERR from the coding sequence ATGACCGTCGTTCATTCCTCCGATCTCAGTTTCAGGGATCTTCCCGGTCGAAGTTCTGCCGACCCATTCCACGACCTCGACCCGGGACCCCTGGCCGTGCGCGTCGTGATCATCGAGGAACACACCGGGCGAACACCACATCTCCACCCCCACAGCCCCGAGATCATCTACGTGGCCGAGGGCCGAGGAACAGCCTGGCAAGAGCGGGCGGAGACACATGTGGCCGCCGGCGACATAATTAGGATTCCGCAGAACGTTGCTCACGCGACAATCCCGGAAGCCGGATCGCGACTCAAGTTGATCTGCTTCTTCCCGCGTGGAGATCTCAGCACGAATCTCGTGGAGCTCGAAGGGACCATTTCGATCGATGAGGAGAGAAGATGA